In Paenibacillus guangzhouensis, a single window of DNA contains:
- a CDS encoding FAD-dependent oxidoreductase, translating to MEVIKMELIKADVTVVGGGIAGICAAIAAARQGLQVSLINDRPVLGGNASSEVRVHINGSAYLGNSPSYYAREGGLVEELKLKIFHYNPLYNKKLMLSLSDTVLLDMVYDETNISLFLNTCVHETGMENGRIKWVEGLQLASERKFRFESRTYIDCSGDGIVGYQAGAHFRWGREAKHEYNEELAPEVADHYTMGDTILFQARDVDYSVPYKRPGFAYDITKLPFFDSIRKGLNHRVFPRKINGLGGLWWLEYGGHLDIIKNNEDIALELRKLVYGIWDYIKNSGEFDDVDNLILDYVCPIPGKRESRRFIGEHMLSQNDLTAKPHFEDAVSVGGWYMDLHANKGIYDEGPATAWNFVPGLYNIPFRSLYSRNIPNLMFAGRNISATHVAFGSTRVMATCGCMGQAVGTAASLCLKYEVDPAAIVEAHMGELQAMLLRDGQTIVGLQEELDPYFADGLTIRASSQRSYDNLHPTEEISLEKGLCLVLPIQTSVAESVRIKIKNMSEHSETLHVKLFGGERKENYIPTSALKDYRLVIAAGHDDWIMLDLGCKKPADDKIYIVLEGTASLAVYGNEEKLTGAVSFHYRPEEPSRLKKFNKSICFKDLLPSQNMYNPENVVNGFSRPYGLPNGWISERTEGQEWLEFCFASPKNVDEIHLVFNSQLDLEHFDDPIEPLIQDYDVTLTLEDGTESEIIIRGNYLTLNKHKLDAKRVTRIRINFCATYGSPYYEVFAVKWFAPKTISEVR from the coding sequence ATGGAGGTTATCAAAATGGAGCTTATTAAAGCAGATGTAACCGTCGTAGGCGGAGGTATTGCTGGGATATGCGCTGCCATTGCTGCCGCACGCCAAGGGCTGCAGGTTTCACTTATTAATGATCGACCGGTTCTTGGAGGAAATGCGAGCAGCGAGGTCAGGGTTCACATCAACGGGTCGGCATATCTTGGAAACAGTCCATCCTATTATGCACGCGAGGGCGGGTTAGTGGAAGAACTCAAGTTGAAGATTTTTCACTATAATCCGTTATACAACAAGAAGCTTATGCTTTCACTCTCGGATACGGTCTTGTTGGATATGGTCTATGATGAGACTAACATTTCTCTATTCCTGAATACATGCGTGCATGAAACGGGCATGGAGAACGGTAGAATTAAATGGGTGGAGGGCCTTCAATTGGCTTCCGAAAGAAAATTTCGTTTTGAAAGCCGAACCTACATCGATTGCTCCGGAGATGGAATTGTCGGATATCAAGCTGGTGCTCACTTCCGATGGGGGAGAGAAGCGAAGCATGAATACAACGAAGAATTGGCTCCTGAAGTGGCGGACCATTACACCATGGGCGATACGATCTTGTTTCAAGCCCGTGACGTAGACTATTCCGTTCCATACAAAAGGCCTGGCTTTGCGTATGATATTACGAAGTTGCCCTTTTTCGATAGTATTAGAAAAGGCTTAAACCATCGTGTTTTTCCAAGAAAAATCAACGGGCTTGGCGGATTGTGGTGGCTGGAATACGGCGGACATCTGGATATTATCAAGAATAATGAAGACATCGCATTGGAACTGCGGAAATTGGTGTATGGGATTTGGGATTATATCAAAAATAGCGGCGAATTTGATGATGTAGACAATCTCATCTTGGATTATGTATGTCCGATTCCGGGAAAGCGAGAGTCGAGGCGGTTTATAGGGGAACACATGTTGTCACAGAACGATCTTACAGCAAAGCCGCATTTCGAAGATGCTGTATCCGTCGGAGGATGGTATATGGATTTACATGCGAATAAGGGCATCTACGATGAGGGGCCGGCTACAGCATGGAATTTCGTGCCTGGATTGTACAATATCCCTTTCCGCAGTTTATATTCACGAAATATTCCTAATCTCATGTTCGCTGGTCGCAACATCAGTGCTACCCATGTGGCTTTCGGATCTACAAGGGTCATGGCAACCTGCGGTTGTATGGGGCAGGCGGTTGGCACGGCTGCTTCGTTATGCTTGAAATATGAGGTAGACCCCGCGGCCATCGTCGAAGCTCATATGGGGGAGCTGCAGGCGATGCTGCTTCGAGACGGGCAAACGATTGTAGGGCTTCAAGAGGAATTGGATCCTTACTTCGCTGACGGATTAACTATTCGTGCTTCGTCTCAGCGCAGCTATGACAATCTTCATCCAACCGAAGAGATTTCCTTGGAGAAAGGGTTATGTTTGGTCTTGCCGATTCAGACATCCGTGGCTGAAAGCGTACGGATCAAAATTAAAAATATGTCCGAGCATTCGGAAACGCTGCATGTGAAGCTGTTTGGCGGGGAACGGAAGGAAAACTACATTCCCACCAGTGCGTTGAAAGATTACCGCTTGGTTATTGCAGCCGGTCATGACGACTGGATTATGCTAGACTTGGGCTGCAAGAAGCCGGCTGACGACAAAATCTACATCGTATTGGAAGGTACAGCGAGCCTTGCCGTATACGGCAATGAAGAGAAATTGACAGGAGCGGTCAGCTTCCATTATAGGCCGGAAGAGCCGTCCAGGCTAAAGAAATTCAATAAGAGCATTTGCTTCAAGGATCTGTTACCATCCCAGAATATGTATAATCCTGAGAATGTCGTCAACGGCTTCTCTAGACCATATGGTCTGCCGAACGGCTGGATTTCTGAACGTACGGAAGGACAGGAATGGTTGGAATTCTGTTTTGCAAGCCCCAAAAATGTAGACGAAATTCATCTTGTTTTCAATTCACAGTTGGATTTGGAGCATTTCGACGATCCTATCGAGCCACTTATCCAAGATTATGATGTGACCTTGACTTTAGAAGACGGAACCGAGAGTGAAATCATTATCCGTGGAAATTATCTCACGTTGAATAAACATAAGTTGGATGCAAAACGTGTAACCCGAATCCGGATAAATTTCTGCGCAACTTATGGTTCTCCTTATTATGAAGTGTTTGCTGTAAAATGGTTTGCTCCTAAAACGATAAGTGAGGTCAGGTGA
- a CDS encoding response regulator — MDDEDLIIQRLELFFNELSLRDRRFLLVGKANNGLNGIEEIVKLKPDIVISDIVMPRMDGISMIEQLKPELPHTQYILLTAYSSFEYAQRAIQANVLEYIVKVPLREADLNRALDKAAGILNEVKKKEAEFQSLNVSVLENKYRVRKQFFNELIRGEIPSHRASDFANRMQFHFFQANYCCFIVEMNLYESFRNEYAAADQNILKYAITNIIEETVMNDGMGVAAELSDNRFIGFLSWENNRSDMETEYACQSLGGQIISHLHQYLNQKVSVAFGGPHRGWESIKQAYTEAKNVSDDFYYHTEKVVKTPVHRFQYHNDRKEDFQKKLADFLAWVKRKVSKEELEKEFADWNQFVTDHKIHKSIMAPMLRDLYRDITVKFKSGNKLTTEVAEFPIDFMAFREQLAYIGDFTFEYVHAGQLVHRAEIMSAMQFIEKNVKQRLTLEAIAEEVNLAPSYFSSLFKKTMNEGVISYINRKKIQLALELLNVQDYSLLELCEEVGIVNEGYFCKLFKEYTGDTPKQYRIKMTRYASK; from the coding sequence GTGGACGATGAAGATCTAATCATTCAGAGATTGGAATTGTTTTTTAACGAGCTCTCCCTTAGGGATAGGCGATTTCTTTTAGTGGGAAAGGCGAATAATGGGCTGAATGGGATCGAGGAGATCGTAAAGCTTAAGCCGGATATCGTGATATCTGATATCGTTATGCCGCGAATGGATGGAATTTCTATGATTGAGCAGCTAAAGCCAGAGCTTCCCCATACCCAATACATTCTTTTGACCGCCTATTCATCCTTTGAATACGCGCAGAGAGCTATTCAAGCCAACGTATTGGAGTACATTGTAAAGGTTCCGCTCAGGGAAGCGGATTTGAATCGAGCTTTAGATAAGGCAGCCGGGATTTTAAATGAGGTTAAGAAAAAAGAAGCGGAATTTCAATCATTAAACGTATCCGTGCTTGAAAATAAATATAGAGTCCGTAAGCAATTTTTTAACGAGCTGATCAGAGGCGAAATTCCTTCTCATCGGGCATCGGATTTTGCCAATCGCATGCAGTTCCATTTCTTTCAAGCCAACTATTGCTGCTTCATTGTTGAAATGAATCTGTATGAAAGTTTCCGTAACGAATATGCAGCCGCTGATCAAAACATCTTGAAATATGCGATAACGAATATCATCGAAGAAACGGTGATGAATGATGGCATGGGTGTAGCTGCGGAGCTATCCGATAATCGTTTTATTGGCTTTCTTTCCTGGGAAAATAATCGCAGTGATATGGAAACAGAATATGCTTGCCAGTCATTGGGGGGGCAGATCATCTCTCATTTGCATCAATATTTGAATCAAAAGGTATCCGTCGCTTTTGGAGGTCCGCACCGAGGCTGGGAATCTATCAAACAGGCGTACACGGAAGCTAAAAATGTGAGTGACGATTTCTATTATCATACCGAGAAAGTAGTCAAAACGCCCGTGCATCGGTTCCAATACCATAATGACAGAAAAGAGGACTTTCAGAAGAAACTGGCTGATTTTCTTGCTTGGGTGAAAAGAAAGGTTTCCAAAGAAGAGCTGGAGAAAGAATTTGCTGATTGGAACCAATTTGTTACGGACCATAAAATCCATAAGTCCATCATGGCACCCATGCTGCGAGACTTGTACAGAGACATTACAGTGAAGTTTAAATCGGGGAACAAGTTGACTACGGAAGTAGCAGAGTTTCCGATCGATTTTATGGCTTTTCGGGAGCAGCTTGCCTATATTGGTGACTTCACATTCGAATATGTACACGCTGGCCAACTTGTACATCGTGCAGAAATCATGAGTGCCATGCAGTTTATAGAAAAGAACGTCAAACAGCGATTAACGCTCGAGGCGATTGCCGAGGAAGTGAATTTAGCACCATCGTATTTTAGCAGCTTATTCAAAAAAACAATGAACGAAGGCGTGATCAGCTACATCAACCGTAAAAAAATTCAATTAGCTCTCGAACTGTTAAATGTTCAGGATTATTCTTTATTGGAATTGTGCGAGGAAGTGGGAATCGTCAATGAAGGTTATTTTTGTAAATTATTTAAAGAATATACGGGTGATACGCCTAAGCAATATCGGATAAAAATGACACGGTATGCATCCAAATAA
- a CDS encoding sensor histidine kinase gives MRRRISLPLKLFFIVFAFVLSCIVLISQLSYRYVQKEIRTNDIYYTNQILDKVDQYFTVNFSSFQTILFSVETSVKANIDNPEVIKKQLRELYELNSNYVSNIYLIKSDLSILGGSTPTRIFDEPLSEREPLFDAADKNRRTTFVSDPYKSKYSGWTVTMVRYLNGTPFPMAIAVDLDLNAMEETLFKINKQEQMNLAMITASGKIIAGFSENKGPLNNQDRTFSIGETSAEQILDTTETSVQLHTKDGIPVTLLKKPMERFNWTIISINDESRLIAALSRLETYYFELLAGGLLLSLFISFFIAKYIRTPLYALKTKMKRVEQGFLTTTITINRNDEFGDLSRAFDRMLQQIVELIRRGELHNELERKLEIQVLQSQINPHFLYNTLGSISNVIRLGQIEKVDVVIGSLISLLEYGIDDASEKVSLHQELRNVSDYIEIQNIRYNRNFQLIENIEAGLLDFPVFRMLLQPLVENSIFHGYNGGGIEGPITIHAYREGGIVIIEVVDQGEGIPTDKIKHILKSEPSNVEVKRKRIGLNNIHGRIRLHYGEQFGLQIISIPKEITRVRALFPADLYRGDA, from the coding sequence ATGCGAAGAAGAATCAGCTTGCCTTTAAAATTATTTTTTATCGTGTTTGCGTTTGTGTTAAGCTGCATCGTCTTGATAAGCCAATTGTCATATCGCTATGTTCAAAAGGAAATAAGAACTAATGATATTTATTACACCAATCAAATACTTGACAAGGTTGATCAGTATTTCACGGTTAATTTCTCTTCCTTCCAGACGATCCTGTTCTCGGTCGAAACATCGGTGAAAGCCAATATTGACAATCCGGAAGTGATTAAAAAGCAATTAAGAGAGCTGTATGAACTCAACAGTAATTACGTCAGTAATATTTATTTGATCAAAAGCGATTTATCCATTCTAGGCGGAAGTACACCTACCCGAATATTCGATGAACCTTTATCGGAAAGAGAACCTTTGTTTGATGCGGCTGACAAGAACAGAAGGACTACATTTGTCAGTGATCCTTACAAGTCTAAGTACTCCGGCTGGACAGTTACGATGGTTCGATATCTGAACGGCACTCCGTTTCCTATGGCCATTGCGGTAGATTTGGATCTAAATGCCATGGAAGAAACCTTGTTTAAGATTAATAAACAAGAACAAATGAATCTGGCTATGATCACCGCATCTGGTAAAATCATTGCCGGATTTTCTGAAAATAAAGGACCACTGAATAATCAAGATCGTACTTTTTCAATCGGGGAAACGTCAGCGGAACAAATTCTGGATACGACAGAAACAAGCGTTCAACTGCATACCAAGGATGGCATTCCGGTCACCCTGCTGAAAAAACCGATGGAGAGATTCAACTGGACCATCATCTCGATCAATGATGAATCACGCTTGATAGCTGCTTTGTCCAGATTGGAAACCTATTATTTCGAGCTTCTAGCTGGAGGTCTTCTCTTAAGTTTGTTCATTTCCTTTTTTATTGCCAAATATATAAGGACCCCACTCTATGCGCTCAAAACAAAAATGAAGCGGGTGGAGCAAGGCTTTCTCACAACTACAATAACGATTAACCGAAACGATGAGTTTGGTGATCTTTCCCGAGCCTTCGATCGTATGCTGCAGCAAATTGTAGAACTGATTCGGCGAGGGGAGCTTCATAATGAACTTGAGCGAAAGCTGGAAATCCAAGTACTGCAGTCTCAAATTAATCCTCATTTTCTGTATAACACGCTTGGTTCGATCAGCAATGTTATACGCCTCGGACAAATAGAGAAAGTAGATGTGGTGATTGGGTCGCTCATTTCATTATTGGAATACGGGATTGATGACGCTTCGGAGAAGGTATCACTTCATCAGGAATTGCGAAATGTATCGGACTATATCGAGATCCAGAACATCCGCTATAACCGAAACTTCCAATTGATTGAGAATATCGAAGCAGGGTTACTAGATTTTCCGGTTTTTCGAATGCTGCTGCAGCCCCTTGTGGAGAATAGTATCTTCCATGGTTATAACGGAGGGGGGATCGAAGGCCCTATCACGATTCATGCGTACAGAGAGGGCGGCATCGTCATCATAGAAGTCGTAGATCAAGGCGAGGGAATTCCAACGGATAAAATAAAACATATTTTAAAATCAGAACCGAGTAATGTGGAAGTGAAAAGGAAAAGAATCGGATTAAATAATATTCATGGCCGAATAAGACTTCACTACGGAGAACAGTTCGGGCTCCAAATCATAAGCATACCTAAGGAAATAACCCGTGTTCGCGCTTTATTCCCAGCAGACTTGTATAGAGGAGATGCATGA
- a CDS encoding extracellular solute-binding protein, protein MQRKKISLLVLTAIVGLGTLLSGCGDQEEVKPTASNSPQSEASKSTNKMKITMFNQGTFNAAAPIPPREEDIQRQKLEKALDIDLDMMIPQAGQSTTKLNTLIAGGDIPDLIFLKSRADLAQYYDQGVLADLTPYLDQFPELQKRFSSDSWEAMSYQGKTIGVPGYDNVNGISRSFFIRNDWLKKLNMEVPTTPDELFEVMKAFTEKDPDGNGKNDTYGFIGGMNKEGNLQTYGFDSLMWMFGVNPPSAIEVKDNQPIFLFIDPKMKEALAYIHKMMAANVVDPDWVTMNTPDLLDQKLFKGKVGFMIRDARRLEPDYQQKMKEISGEVPEWIVIPPMKGPYGDQIVERKSFQGNSWAISAKADKDKIIRILSMLNYLFTDKEAYPNFAYGIKGIHWDVVDGKIKNKTSELSKEMKEKYLWVDHYRMPRRGDDAEYFSFQNPKTTEAFKNNQKYVAPTLPGNLLTEDPNDTLAADRTRFINESLVKFMTGKEPLSNWDNFLQTLDTKFDMQKYKETAIKQFKEAGIIK, encoded by the coding sequence ATGCAACGTAAAAAGATTTCATTACTTGTTCTGACTGCTATTGTTGGGCTGGGAACGCTATTGTCAGGATGTGGGGACCAAGAAGAAGTTAAACCGACAGCTTCGAACAGTCCTCAATCCGAGGCTAGTAAGTCTACGAACAAAATGAAAATCACGATGTTTAACCAAGGTACTTTCAATGCTGCTGCTCCGATACCTCCACGCGAAGAAGATATTCAACGGCAAAAGTTAGAAAAAGCATTGGACATCGACTTGGATATGATGATTCCTCAAGCTGGGCAATCAACAACCAAACTGAATACGCTCATTGCAGGCGGGGATATTCCAGATTTGATCTTTTTGAAGAGTCGGGCTGATCTCGCGCAATATTATGACCAAGGCGTACTTGCGGATTTGACACCGTATCTGGATCAATTTCCTGAATTGCAGAAACGTTTTAGTAGTGACTCCTGGGAGGCGATGTCCTACCAAGGAAAAACGATTGGAGTTCCAGGTTATGATAATGTAAACGGTATTAGTCGAAGCTTCTTCATCCGCAATGATTGGCTGAAAAAGCTGAATATGGAAGTGCCAACGACACCTGACGAACTCTTTGAAGTTATGAAAGCCTTTACAGAGAAAGACCCGGACGGTAATGGCAAGAACGATACGTACGGATTCATCGGCGGTATGAATAAAGAAGGCAATCTGCAAACCTATGGGTTCGATAGCTTGATGTGGATGTTTGGCGTCAATCCTCCCTCGGCCATTGAGGTGAAAGATAATCAACCGATATTCCTATTTATCGATCCTAAAATGAAAGAGGCGCTTGCATACATTCATAAAATGATGGCAGCCAATGTGGTAGACCCCGACTGGGTGACGATGAATACGCCTGATTTGTTGGACCAAAAGTTATTTAAGGGTAAAGTTGGCTTCATGATAAGAGATGCCCGTAGGCTGGAACCGGACTATCAGCAGAAAATGAAAGAAATTAGTGGAGAAGTGCCGGAATGGATCGTCATTCCTCCAATGAAAGGTCCTTACGGTGATCAAATTGTAGAGAGAAAATCGTTCCAAGGCAATTCATGGGCCATATCCGCGAAAGCGGATAAGGACAAAATCATTCGGATCTTGTCCATGCTGAATTATCTCTTTACGGACAAAGAAGCCTATCCGAATTTTGCATACGGAATTAAAGGGATTCATTGGGATGTGGTAGACGGCAAGATCAAAAATAAAACCTCCGAATTATCGAAGGAAATGAAAGAAAAGTACCTGTGGGTCGATCATTATAGAATGCCGCGCCGTGGTGATGATGCGGAGTACTTCAGCTTCCAGAATCCTAAGACGACAGAAGCTTTTAAGAACAATCAGAAATACGTGGCGCCTACTTTGCCCGGGAATTTATTGACTGAAGACCCGAACGATACATTGGCAGCTGACCGCACACGTTTCATTAATGAAAGCTTAGTCAAATTTATGACGGGCAAAGAGCCGCTTTCCAACTGGGACAATTTCCTCCAAACGTTGGATACTAAGTTTGACATGCAGAAATATAAGGAAACAGCAATCAAGCAATTTAAAGAAGCCGGCATCATCAAGTAA
- a CDS encoding carbohydrate ABC transporter permease: MIKLTIGEKVWQAAVYTILILLSLLCLLPFLYVVAVSVTPESEVLRRGIVILPESFTFAAYKEVFISHGIGQAYKITLFRTIVGTALNVLFTVLAAYPLSKKYLPGRSPFLIFIVFTMMFSGGLIPTYLLVRSMGLLNSPWVLIIPHLISAFNLVIIKGFFEQLPAEIEESSRVDGASELQSLWRIILPLSLPVLATISLFYAVGHWNSYFDAIVYLNDSSLMPLQVVLRNILLNVATQSADSMANSGAVSQFAVQMAAVVMTTVPILIVYPFMQKHFTKGVLLGSIKG, encoded by the coding sequence ATGATTAAGCTGACGATCGGGGAAAAGGTATGGCAAGCAGCCGTTTATACGATTCTTATTCTACTATCACTGCTCTGCTTACTTCCCTTTTTATATGTGGTTGCTGTTTCGGTAACACCAGAATCAGAAGTGTTAAGAAGAGGGATTGTTATTCTACCAGAATCCTTTACCTTTGCAGCCTATAAAGAAGTATTCATTTCTCATGGCATAGGGCAGGCGTATAAAATTACGTTGTTTCGAACGATTGTAGGTACTGCGTTAAATGTGCTATTTACGGTACTCGCGGCGTACCCGTTATCCAAAAAATATTTGCCGGGACGCAGTCCGTTTCTAATATTCATTGTGTTTACCATGATGTTCAGTGGGGGGTTAATTCCGACATATTTGTTAGTCCGCTCGATGGGACTTCTAAATAGTCCTTGGGTATTGATTATTCCGCATCTGATTAGCGCATTTAATCTGGTGATCATCAAAGGCTTTTTCGAGCAATTGCCTGCTGAAATCGAGGAATCGTCGAGGGTAGACGGCGCAAGTGAACTTCAGTCGCTCTGGAGGATCATTTTACCCCTTTCCTTGCCCGTCCTTGCCACCATTTCCTTATTTTACGCCGTGGGCCATTGGAACAGTTATTTCGATGCGATTGTGTACTTAAATGATTCGAGCTTAATGCCGCTTCAAGTTGTCTTGCGCAACATTCTGCTTAACGTCGCAACACAAAGCGCGGATTCGATGGCCAATTCCGGTGCGGTTAGCCAGTTCGCTGTGCAAATGGCCGCTGTCGTCATGACGACGGTTCCGATTTTGATCGTTTATCCCTTCATGCAGAAGCATTTTACGAAGGGTGTGCTCCTAGGCTCGATTAAAGGTTAA
- a CDS encoding ABC transporter permease: protein MQAKLAADAIPRSQKRNSWIRTIQKYKVMYILLFPALVYFAVFKYIPMAGIIIAFKNYNLALGLWDSPWVGFKNFTDFINGVYFWDIMRNTIIISLYKLLFGFSAPIVLALLLNEVYTQWFKKIVQTITYLPHFLSWVIVYGLMVALLAPGDGLINMILKENGVQPISFLTEPAWGRLLVISSEIWKDIGWGAILYLAALAGIDPSLYEAARMDGASKWRQLWHVTLPGIRGVIILMLILKLSHILDAGFDQIFMFANSFNQEKIDIIDTWVYREGLERLKIGLATAVGLFKAVIGFILVLAANKIAKKFDGQIW from the coding sequence ATGCAAGCGAAATTGGCAGCGGACGCCATTCCCCGCTCCCAAAAGCGGAATTCATGGATAAGAACGATACAAAAGTATAAAGTGATGTATATTCTTTTGTTCCCGGCATTAGTTTACTTTGCCGTATTCAAATACATTCCTATGGCGGGAATCATTATTGCTTTTAAGAACTATAACCTGGCTTTGGGACTATGGGATAGCCCATGGGTGGGATTCAAAAACTTTACAGATTTTATTAACGGCGTTTATTTCTGGGACATCATGAGAAATACGATTATTATATCGCTGTATAAGTTATTGTTCGGTTTCTCCGCTCCCATCGTACTCGCTTTGCTTCTCAATGAAGTTTATACCCAATGGTTCAAGAAAATCGTACAAACGATTACTTATTTGCCTCATTTTCTGTCGTGGGTTATCGTTTATGGATTGATGGTGGCATTATTAGCCCCAGGAGATGGCCTTATTAATATGATTTTGAAGGAAAATGGTGTTCAACCTATCTCCTTCTTAACGGAACCTGCTTGGGGAAGACTGCTGGTCATCTCATCTGAAATATGGAAGGACATTGGATGGGGAGCGATACTGTACCTCGCTGCATTAGCAGGGATTGATCCAAGCTTATATGAAGCGGCTAGAATGGATGGCGCTTCCAAATGGAGACAGCTCTGGCATGTCACATTACCCGGCATTCGAGGCGTCATTATTCTGATGCTGATTCTTAAATTGAGCCACATCCTGGACGCTGGTTTTGACCAAATCTTCATGTTTGCCAACAGTTTTAACCAGGAGAAGATCGATATTATCGACACTTGGGTATACCGTGAAGGGCTGGAGCGTCTTAAGATTGGCTTGGCTACTGCTGTGGGGTTGTTTAAAGCTGTCATCGGATTTATTTTAGTGTTGGCTGCGAATAAGATCGCCAAAAAATTCGATGGGCAAATTTGGTGA
- a CDS encoding aldehyde dehydrogenase family protein, giving the protein MRNINRIYINGDFVQPLGTDEQVLINPSSKEVIGRVILGNEEDAKKAIAAAKEAFKTFRLSSIQERLEILQRLHAAILANIDSMVEANINEYGAPRKMAVGRVKLAANNFLDTKQALEKFEFTRYIASAKIVSEPIGVIGIITPWNASYSQITAKLSAAIAAGCTVVIKPSELSAIQTDEIVEAFHQAGLPKGVINVVNGYGNTVGAELTRNEDIAMINFTGSTRVGKEIRRGAVDTMKRVTLELGGKSPIVVLDDADFAKAIPIAVSQALTNNGQACISGSRLLVPEHRLEEVKQLAKAALEAVKVGMPSQEETTLGPIITEKQYQNVQRYIQIGLDEGAELVTGGLGHPDGLESGYFVKPTLFANVTEDMTIAKEEIFGPVQAILTYKTEEEAIEMANHTAYGLAAYIHSGDLDKANELASKIDAGTILINGAVHEMKAPFGGYKQSGIGREYGEYGIEECLEIKTITGHGII; this is encoded by the coding sequence ATGCGAAATATTAATCGAATTTATATAAACGGAGATTTTGTTCAGCCCCTAGGGACAGATGAGCAAGTGTTAATTAATCCGTCGAGCAAAGAAGTCATCGGCAGAGTTATCCTTGGCAATGAAGAGGATGCAAAGAAAGCCATTGCCGCTGCGAAAGAAGCATTTAAGACATTCAGACTCTCATCCATTCAGGAACGACTTGAGATCCTTCAGAGATTACATGCTGCTATCCTTGCCAACATAGACAGCATGGTAGAGGCCAACATCAATGAGTATGGCGCACCCCGAAAAATGGCTGTTGGCCGCGTAAAGCTTGCAGCTAATAACTTCCTAGATACCAAACAAGCATTGGAGAAATTCGAGTTCACGCGCTATATCGCTTCAGCAAAAATCGTTTCGGAGCCAATAGGTGTCATCGGTATTATCACCCCGTGGAACGCAAGCTACTCTCAAATTACAGCTAAATTATCTGCCGCTATTGCTGCCGGATGTACGGTTGTCATTAAACCAAGTGAACTAAGTGCTATACAGACTGATGAGATCGTCGAAGCATTCCATCAAGCAGGTCTCCCAAAAGGTGTTATAAACGTAGTAAATGGTTATGGAAACACGGTCGGAGCTGAGTTAACCCGTAATGAGGACATCGCCATGATCAACTTTACAGGTTCAACTCGTGTTGGGAAGGAGATACGACGGGGTGCGGTAGATACGATGAAACGGGTCACTCTTGAGCTTGGGGGCAAGTCCCCGATCGTTGTACTGGATGATGCTGACTTTGCCAAAGCTATTCCGATTGCAGTTAGCCAAGCCCTTACGAACAACGGGCAGGCTTGCATTTCCGGTTCTCGTCTTCTTGTTCCAGAGCATCGTTTGGAAGAGGTCAAGCAGTTGGCAAAAGCCGCACTTGAGGCCGTGAAAGTGGGCATGCCTTCACAAGAGGAGACTACACTAGGTCCAATTATTACTGAAAAACAATACCAGAATGTCCAGCGGTATATTCAAATCGGACTTGACGAAGGTGCCGAATTGGTCACTGGAGGACTTGGTCATCCCGATGGTTTGGAAAGTGGATATTTCGTAAAACCGACGCTGTTCGCGAATGTAACGGAAGATATGACCATAGCGAAAGAAGAGATCTTTGGACCTGTTCAAGCGATTCTCACTTATAAAACTGAAGAAGAAGCCATTGAGATGGCTAATCATACAGCTTACGGTCTCGCAGCCTATATACACTCCGGAGATTTGGATAAAGCAAACGAACTTGCTTCCAAAATTGATGCTGGTACCATCCTAATTAATGGAGCCGTTCATGAAATGAAAGCACCTTTCGGTGGGTATAAGCAATCAGGAATTGGCCGGGAATATGGCGAGTATGGAATTGAAGAATGTTTAGAAATCAAAACCATAACAGGGCATGGAATAATTTAA